The nucleotide window TACTCCAACTAAGTAAATCTTGATATTAAACAGTATCAAGGGTTCCATCACGTTATTTGACACTTTCGTAGTATTATGATGTTGAAAGAAGTACAACttattacctatttaaattAGGTGGTTGTATTGGTTATTTCGTTTAGCACATCACTAGTACTCTATTAACTTTGTCGGCCGAAGCTTGTGACagacatttttgaatattatttttaaacatttgtttcCAGTAATTATGAGTAAGTAGGTTTATATGTTATAAAAGTTTGGTTTAAAAATGATTCATATGTTACTTTTGATCTGTTGTGAGTAAACATTGTTATATTTGATTACACGTGTCGGTATGTATAACATGGGTTTACAATAACTTAGTTAATTAtgatatattcataaaaaaaactttgcaaTATCATTACTTTGGCATTAATTTATGTGTACCTGTTAGTTTTACACATGTTGGTTTGGTTTTAACATTCATAtttgctaaattattttttataatctatcATAACggctttttttttcattgttgtATCAAAGATGCCTACTTAGTTGACCGGAcgccttataaaaaaaatgtgtttactgTTAACTGCCagaaataacttaattatattcatattgaGCATTATCCGAACTATTTTGAAGAAATGATACAAAACGCGgctaattacaaaaacaaatggtGACGAAAATGAGAAATTGTAAATAACAtcattatgacgtcattaatgCGAATAGATAAACGatgaattcaataaaatttaaaaaaatatgtttttaataaacttttttcgAAGTGCATAGgagatattttattagatatattaggtacctatatatttgCTTAGTAGTGTAATTATCTATGTAAGAATAtacattgttaattaaattaatatatcatACCTACACTAAAAACTTAAAGCCACTAAAAAATTGCAActaagtataattttgttattttatgttatttatatcaGTCCAGCACAAGTATGTAAtcaaaaattacttataatttattgtgaatAAAGCTAAAACATTACCTATCTACAATCAACGCATGGttagtattataaacaaaataataacacactCAATAAATCTATAGTCATGAACAACatgcacaaaaaaaaacaaatgtaggtaggtacagaACTTGTAACAAATGTGCATTACAGGCTGTTCCTCTCggattttcatttgtttttggtaATAACATGGCACCCATAAGTCACAGTGCAATGCTAGGTAGTCAAAACTGTCTGCCAGGTTGCAAAGATTTGTGtattcaaatagaaaaaaagatatttaattcttttttttttgtaggtatGTACTTGCTTTATTCTTTTAACTACACtcatttttaatactataattataattacagatctataaaaatatattaacattaacattttcatacctacatacctagttattttttattaaaaagtattgaatagaaaacttattttcttaTACAGGGTAGGTATAACAAAACAACCAAATATGTGGGTAGATAAATAGCATATCCTAACTCTAATAAACCTAAGAACCTACCTTAAATTAATGTCAACATTCTCCGAAACatgtcttaaattattatacataatagattttattttctttataaaaagtttaaagccTCATACCTTGCATCATACCTCTTTGATCTGATGAAttgtttaaacaacaataaattgatAGTAGGAACCAGTACCTAGATAATATTTCACTTTAACACTCACCGATTTCTGAGTGCATTTAGTTAGTAGTAGTtaggtagtttatcttttcaatagtggattttgagtttaaatactattgaatagataaactaccgctaattgtactacagaaaccgggggtaagtcctATAACTCTATAAGCTGTCCTATAAGGAAGAAACAAAATTACCCTCACATCTATTTTCTTAAAACCatggaaaatatatattaaagtaaataagcaCATTCAGCTTCTCTATTAcctgtataaattaaaatattgtcaacaaGAATCTAAATAACTTAAATTCTTACTTAACTTGCCTTTTAGCACTGTttcaagtgtaatttacaaataaattatgtatcttCAATTAAAATTTGGAGACatactattttcatttaaaattataattatattcaatcaaatatgTCCTGattgaaatcaaaattatgCTTTGAGTAAATTCCTAtctattcaatattaatttatatgcaaAGGAATTAGGCTCACTTTGCATAGGTTTATTTCACATGCCCTTTTCATTTCTACTTTTTTCAACATTTTGCTTATAATTTTCAGAAGACAGTACTTGCAGATACAGTTTCACTTTATCAATAAGCGTATAGCATACCAGATACTTACATCATCTACACACATCTACAAGCTGTGGTGCTAATTGATAACTTATGTAAAATCAtttagtgatttttttataagtatatactCATTATAAGTGAACCTCTTCTTTAGCAACTCAGCTTTTTTCAGTATAATGTAAACAGTAAGATCATCAGCCTTATCATTTTCTTGATAATTGTTTATGAGTACTAGTAATTCCTAAAATCGCCATCCAtccaatataaatatatcttctTGATCATCTTGGtgatctaataaataaatataaaatactagctgacccgcgcaacttcgcttgcgttacataagcgttaaaaatgttccccgtttttgtaacatttttcactggtactctgctcctattggtagtagcgcgatgatatatagccaataaccttcctcgataaatggactatctaacactgaaagaatttttcaaatcggaccagtagttcctgagattagcgcgttcaaacaaacaaacaaacaaataaactcttcagctttataatattactatagatttaAACAATACATAGTCTAGCTTAATGCCTTAGACATTCTCTGCCAGTTTACTTATATTTCTTCTTATTACAACAAGAACAACTTaagataaaaaagtataaattaaaaaagtgtaaaatacaAACTGACTATATTTAATGTCTTATTAGGTTAATCAATGAAATTACTATGTAGGGTAATTAGAATGTTATAACATTCATGTACTAGAAAGACTGTCTTCACATTAACTATTTCAATAGGAATTCTGTACTTTGACTTGAAATCTCTGCTGTAATAGATTTATAGGCTTGTATTATACCTAACTATTTTTTGTGGTGGTTTTCATTACTCACTATGGACATGTTCAGTCCTTGCAAGTGTTTGACTGGACTATTCTAGAGACTTTAGATGCTACAGCTATGGTAAATCTTCCATAATCATAGAACTatgatttattaagaaaaacataaatatttatcccTAATTTGATCCTAAATTGAATTTCTCTTGATAACACATtgcaaaattttgattaaagcTAGCCATGTTGCATTTTAACAATCTGCCAATGAGACACCTAATTGCTTGTCATGTACAAGTTAAAATCCTCAAAATTAGGCTTTACATcaatattatcatttaattgtAGCTGTAGTCAGCATCAAACATAACATATCTAGGTCTTGCTTTACATTCGAGGCTAACCTAGAATTCATCATGTATTTGTAGGTCAAGTCACCAATACTGCTgagttatttgattttgtttgttcAAGATAGTCTATGTATAATTTTACCTATCTTAGAACATTTAATGCACATACTGCTGTATCATTTGTGCTTGGGAATGCTCAGTATCACTTGGTTAAATGTGACTTGCCAGATCTGATAGATATCATTCGCTCAAATGCTTTTAATGAAACTAACTCAAATTATTTGCATTATGTAGGTTGCTCGCTTGATGGAGTGTAAATTTAAAGGGTTTGGTATAATGTTACTGTTATCAAGAAAAATAGTGAATTTTCATTAGAATTGTCTTTTAGCAAATCACTGAGAGAGCTGTAACTGAAATGCATTGAATCTTTTTCTTATTGAATTGAAATTCACCTCAAGTTACTTTCTTTGTCTGAGCGAGCAAATGTATGAATTTGTGTAATTGTGTTGTGTAGTTGTGTTAGGAGAGGTAAATTAAACAAGTTATTAGGTATACAAGATGTTTATTAGGGTTCTAAATGGTTATGCTCATACATGGGGTTATTAGCTCTAGCAAACATTTCTCAACTAACTGGCGCACTGTTTTCTTTGCACATGATGTTCTTCCACCTGCTTCCGGCAGCCTTCCTTCAATCGTGATGTGTGACTGGTCCAGGTCTGCTCCACTTCCCTTTGTTCATTCCGCTGTGTTCACACTGGCGCACGCCGCCCGTGTCGACATGTTGGTGTAGGTCAGCATCGCCCTCTCTGCTGTAGCCGCGCCGCCCCCGCCGCAAAGTAACTCGTCAAGcttcacaaataaaaatgtctagCACAAGGACGTGGATGATGCTCGTGGCATACTCTTCTACTTGAAACGGCGAAATTTGCGTTTGAAGTTGAGCGGGCTCACCCCCAGCATCTTGATGATGTTCTTTATTCGACGTTTGTGAGCGCGCCGGAATTTAGCTGgcgattttattattatgacgaTGCACACGATCTCGTGGTCGTTCATCTTGTCAAAGACCATCCATAGGTGTATGTACGGATAGTAGGACCTGTAGCGTCCCGCTAGGGGCGCCGAATTGTTGATACCGACCCCCTCACCCCCGCGGCGCCCGATACAATCACAGCGAAATGTAACTTTAACGTCCATTGCATAAGGTTCAAAATGGTTTACACGCTACATATATAGTAACCTGTAGCGTACCTAGTCGTCTAGGTCTGCGGAGTCTGCGTAGTTGCGATCTGTGCGCTATACGTCCCGATTTATAGTCATCGCAGACTGTCTAGAAAATCAATAGTGCTCCCGAACCCTAGCCGAAGCTATACGCGTCCTCGGTTTTCAGTAGTCTTTGTTGGTTAGGGAATATTATTAGATTGATATGTGATGTAAGTGCAagtgttatgtttttgtaataacttattatttatgagctatattaattttatttttttgtgacaaaaaaatattatataagtgtTACGGATAGTGTATATTGGTACATTTACACATTAGTGAGGTCGGCGTAAGAGATTTTGAACCATAGTATAGTATATTTGACGATCATGATCATCACCATCATACACAGGCTCACAACCCACATATTGCTAAGTCCCGGGTTCAGGTTCGGTTTGTCCCGATCCTGTGCCAATCTCATCCAGGCGAGCTTCGCATATTTCCTGATATTGTTTTTACCATATTACTATTCTGTATTAACTTACTCGTATTATTGTACTTACTATAAGACGTATAATATTCTTTCCCTGTGTGTACATAACATAAACtgcctttttttaaatagtgatACGTATTTCGTTCTACTTAGTTGCCATTTCAAAATAACGGTGCCTTTCGCTAGTCATAGTCAACGGCCGTTAGTCGTTACGACGTTTACAAACTACCGTCAATTGTTCTCATTACctcaatttcatatttttaatgaagtttgAACTTTTTCCATAACTTAAAATGCGCATGTCTCTTAGAAGGGCGTTACTGCATTTTTGCGCAACATTCAGCTCGAGGAAtcgatacaatttatttttaatctcctGTAGCGTAATTGAACCACCCTAATGGCGCAGACTCCGTATGCTCCAGCCACTGCCAAGTGGGGGCAGACATCGCTTATTATTAGGACTTGGCTACTTTTTGACTcggcatttttatttatgacattttaatCGATAATGTACGTGATTCCTTAATTAATgatgtacttattattatgcCTATAAGTCTTGTCTCATATCTACAGACTGCTcaggaaaaacttttttatgtactttgaCAAATTTCACTCCATTACTCAAATTTACCATCGCCTAATAATTCCAAGTTCAGTGATCTTGTCATTGATGTAAATGTATGCACCCCTGACACGAAGGAACTTGCCTTGTTCTTGCCCTACTTTAAAATCAACAGATTGCAGTAAGCACTGAAGATGCAAACCTCAAATTATCATTTGCCACCCATTTTACATCCGACGCATTTGTGGACTTTATGTTCATACGCAGACGGTTCATATTAACGGAGACAAGCCGACCCTGACCAGACTCAAATTCAAATCTTATCGTTTCATAAACATCAAAAGGCACAAGAACGATGAGTAAATATTCTTTACATTTCCATAAATGCTAAAAATATTGCGCCGCTAAAAGTCGTCGTATGTAAAGTCCCTTAGTCAGGACATACCGCGCGTCAACAAATCTATGTTTATCCTTGCATATGTATATAGTCTGGGACTCTGGGCGTTGCATCCGCGGGAGGGGATGGTGCAAGGGTGGATGCGCGGTCATATCAATCTTATTTGATGTGGTATTTAGTTGCAATCAATAACGCAGTTTCCTCGCGACCCCTCAGCCGCCCTAGCTCACCTGGCAGCACGGTCCTAGACTGGCCCGCGTTTAGTAGAGTTGGCGACGCGCGGACGGCGGCGAGACAAGCGAGCTATGTCCgccaaaattaattattcagcaCTCATAGTGTTTGCAGATAATAGTTCTATTCGAAGAATTAAAAAGTGTAAGCTTATTGCATATGTTAGCCGTCCTTGATTAGGTAATACGTTTCCCCAAAACTGAGCCGTAAATAAACTAGATTTAGTTTCTGTACTTGGCTGTGGGCTTAGCCTCTAATATATCATTGCAATTACAATGCAAAGTGCAAGTGCGTTCTTATCAAATGCCAAACATTTTCGTTTGCTCGCGATTggatttagttttaaaagtgtTATTTGTCTGCAGTACCAAGAGGCAGCATGACAAAGGACGGCAAGCTCCTGCCGTACCGCCACCTGACCCCGCGGAACAGCCGCGCGGGGAAGAAGAAGCCGCGCAAGCCGGTGTCGGAGGACGAAGAAAGCGACGATTCCACCGTGGAGGAGCAGGCTCCTGAAGAACAGAGGAGCCCCTCGCCGCTGCTTGAAGAACCGACCGTCAAACTACCTGAGGTAAGATATTACCTACCTATGAGTATAAGATACTACGCTTCTATAATTTTCTCTTTAtaacatgtttatatttgttaaacagGAGGTACTGAAGACCTTGTACAAGACGCCGGGAGTGCTGATGATCGCTGGGCTGGTCTCCTGGGAGATGGTCGCCCGCCGGGACAACAACCCGACCAAGAGGACTCACCCTAATCTCTACACTTTCCACAAATTCACTGATCGCCGGGTGAGTGCACGAGGTTCTTCATTCTACTTTACGCGGTATTTCTTGCTCTTTCAGTGCTATAAACATATCTGCGATAAAACGATTCATATTGTTCTTTAACTGCTCTTACTTGCTGGTATGGGCATTTTTTTTCTCAACTTCTTAATATTAGCATGGTATTTGACTTGAGAATAGGTTCCTTTACTGTGCGACTAGTATTATAACATgactttttattaacaaaaatacaatgaatGTGGTTTGTTTCAGTACCGCTTCATAGCCAGTCACTGCTCGGCTGGCCACTCCGTACTGGTGACAGAAGACGGCGAAGCTTACACCTTTGGTATGTATAAACTGATTGCGAAGTTAAGACAACTGTTCGTCAATGAAGTTCATTATTTTTGATGAGTGCGCGCGATGGTCTTCATACATTATAACTTATTATGAAGTTACCAATTTATTGTATAGTTGCCTATTTAGTTTTGTTGAATTTCACATCAGCTGGACATCTATATAATCCAcagaaattaaattgtattgaaaaagCAAGGACATTTTTTCTGAGAAGTTTTCTTCTATTCGATTAATGgcatattttgtataaacagGTCGAAACACATGCGGCCAGCTGGGCTTCGGCGACACGACCACGCGCAACGTGCCGGAGCCAGTGCCGGGGCTGCGGGGCAAGAACATCATCCATGCCGCCGTCGGCAGACACCACACTTTGTTCGTCACAGGTACTTATATACCTTTATTCGTTATTTACCTTacagaaacaaagaaaattaaatacggCTCTCTCTCTAGTCAGTGGTCACAATGATCTCAATTAAATGAATCAACTTGCTGCAATAGTATATATGCCTTCAGCTGATACATCTCTTGCAACCATCGGAGCCGTTTCATTCAATACAAGTAATTTTTCATACAGTCTACCGAGCTGTACCAACTTTAATATTCAACATGCTATTAGCCTAATAGAATGGCTAGATAACTAAGTAACACATCTAATATCTAAGATACTACAATAATCACTCTATTAGATATATCTTTTTTCAAGAAATCAACTCAGCCTTTCCGCCTCTAATAGTCACATAGTTAAATTAGTATAACCttaacatattttctttcaggaaacaacaataaagattaataaaaaagcTTGCGTTTTATTCTATGAAACCCTAACATTATTCACTATGTGATTTAGCACCCGATACAAGTATGTTCGTAACATGACTGTTATTTCAACAGATACGGGCACGGTGTACGCTTGCGGAGATAACAAGTGCGGCCAGTGCGGGCTCGGCAACACCACGCCCCAGATCCTCAAGCCGACTAGGATCCGATACACGTAATTTACTCTTTTCTTTATATTACATTCATGATAGGTTCAATGAACCATGCCGTGGTTCTTTAAGACAGCATCATCAATCATACAAACTCCAGatataacaaacattttctgtgaataaaaataatttgaatttgaaacacAGATTATTCCTACTCtctaatttgtattttgaaTGAACGCTACTGATTTATAAATCTCATGTATTTTTTAGGAAGGCGAATCCTTAGTGCTATCCTTTGCTCAACTCACATGTCAACCGGTGTATTTACAATAGCCCAGAATTATAACCTGTCCACATTAGCGATATAAAGTAATAGGGTCACTCACTATTGCATGGAACTTACATTATAAACGTCAAAACGTCAGCTCTGCCTACGTATGTTACAAATTCTACAATGTACTGTAAGTTTCTCTTGTGTGGCAGCGGCGCTCCGGTGGTGAAGGTGGGCTGCGGCGCGGAGTTCTCCATGATCCTGGACTGCAACGGCTCCCTGCACTCCTTTGGGCTGCCCGAGTATGGACAACTTGGTAAGAACACTTTTTATATgtgtggaaataaataaaaagtgaaatgagttttattatacccttataatatattaaggaGAGGTAGAAGTGTGTTATCAGATTACTCAGATCAATGTATATTTTGGTACTTGTAATGTTTGTGCTTTCTATTTTATCATCTCAATACCACAGGCATTTCTGTGTTAGGGTCACTCACATCTTGCGGCTGATTGGCAATGTTGCTGAgcgaaattacatttttatccaCAGAGTACCAGGGCATTTCAGTGATTTTACTATAATCCAGTTTCAGGGTTACATGGGACAATCTTAAGTTGATATATCAGTGGGTGATTTGTATTGATAAGCCCTtagagaaaatattacattgttgTATTCAAGGATTTTAGTGGTTGAACTGTATTCAGGTTCACACGGGATAATCTTAGTTTGATCTGTCGGTGGCTGATTTGCAATTATAAGTGCTTTGGGTTTTATTACATTGTTTGTTCCCCTATTTTAGTGTTTAAACTGTATTGTAGATACTCAGATCATTTTTGGGTTGATCTATTGGTGGCTGATTTAATGACGTTATCAATGGTATTCCGGAGTAGTTTAGTTATATACACGGGTAACTTAGGTTGATGTATTGATGGACTTGCTATGATAAGTCGTTAGATTGATATTACATTAGTTTATTCCTGAAAAACCAGTTAAGTTCAGTGGTTGAACAGTATTAGGGTTACTCTGGATACTCATAATCTTGGGTCGATGTACAGGTGGCAGGTATTAACATTGAGTACTTATTGAGTCTTAATTACCTAGGAATATATATACCAGGAAGTAAGGAATACTCAGATTACACAGTCTATACTGAGTCTATCTTGACTTGTGGTACGGAGACTGGCAATGTTtagtatatacataataatatattgtattatgtgTGGATGCAGAGTGTTAACAGGAAACATCCGTCAATTTTGTGTAGTTATAATGTTTGCAGTGGATGTGCAAAAAGATAATAGGTTTATTGTACCTTATATCCTAGAAGAATCAAAGCATTCCTGCATTTGAAATGTTACAGTTTACACTGGTCAAGGACTTTGTGTCTTAAATCAAACtagacaataaataatttgcttGAGCAGTCACTATTTGTTTATAGGCAAATATTAATACTTGATCACTTTTGTTCCGATCATTCTTTTTGTTAAACCAAACACATCTGATGTTGAAATAGTAGCTTCAACCTTATACAATTACTCAATAACTTGTCAGAAGCagaatcatttattaattaaacataagtAGGAATTAGATCTCTCATTGTCATACATTGGTTTTTGAGTACACTATGAGTCAAAAAGTACTAATGCGGGTGCTATCAACTCATTGGTGTTAGTAAGTCGAAAAGTTGTTAAGACATAGGTGTTGTCAACTTCAGGTCACAACACCGACGGCAAGTACTTCGTGACATCGACGAAGCTCTCGTTCCACTTCGAGACGGTGCCGAAGCACGTGGCGCTGTTCTTCGAGAAGTCCAAGGACGGCCACGTGTCGCCCGTCAAGGACGTAGAGATCGTCGACTTCTCCTGCGGAAACAACCACACGGTAACATATACATCGCAATGATGACTTTACATACAATACTAAAGTTTTATACTAGTTGAGAGATTGTTAATGACTTTTTGTACTGTAATTATACATGAATAGTCACTTCCCTATTAATGTGTTCACTATTATAAAAGGTCATATTCAAACTATGATCAGCTTGCGAACATGCTTAGCGAACAGACATTCAAAATGGATTACTTATACCAATTAGCTTTCTGCGAGttctattaacaatattataatcttcaAGGGAACGAATAAactgttgtaaaaatatgtttgaactTATAAATTGGCTAGCACTTTATTGCATAGGTGGCTATCGACTCGAAGAAGCGCGCGTACAGCTGGGGCTTCGGCGGGTTCGGGCGCCTCGGCCACGCGGAGCAGAAGGACGAGAGTGTGCCGCGGCTCATCAAGTACTTCGACTCTCAGGCGCGCGGCGTGCGCTCCGTGCACTGCGGCGCCACCTTCAGCCTCGCCGTGAACGAACTCGGTACGTATGAGCGACACCACGTCGCGCGCACACACGTCTCAGATGATCCTAGCCGCGGCCACAGTTGCTCGACTTTGATGATCaatattaacaaacatttatttgctGACAAATTTTGGTTGATCACTTTTGGTTTAAAGCTTTCGTTCATCACGTAGGCAAAGCACTGATTTTCAATTGCTTCGTTTGATCAACAAACATCGGTCAAATGTGATCGCGCCGTAGAGGCAAATAGTAGAAATCTTTTCAGTCActcataatttgaataaaaaataaacttaaatagcGAAGAACATAGTATTTTGAAATAGAATGAGGTGTTTATTACACCAAGTCGAGAATCGGCGATATATCTAGAACAATCACAGACCCACACATTTTAGTTTTGAAACTGGCTTAGCTTGGTCCACTTTAAAATACAGTGTATTTCAGAAATCCTTTACCCATCTATTtcacttatatttaaattttacctGAAATAAACATTCTTACTGAATATTtgcaaatgttataaatattttctacattacatttctaaattatatctgctgaaattattaaatatagcctccataaaaaaaaaacaagaatacCATTATAAAGCAAGATATTGCAGTACCATTCAATGTACAATACTGCCAAATACTCCTCCGGGTACAGGATTGTCGAATACACTgtaatatttcattcataaaaatagcagtattttttatttaacatgacTTGGTGCAGTAAGCATCATATCATTAAGCATATTAGTTATGGAGCTAGCGCAGTTTCGAATACTGCTCGAAATCATTATGCAAtagctataaaacattttagttcCATCATTCCCTTGCAATTAAACTCACAACggaaacagttttaataataaattgtttttacattGTCACAAATTCATTTTAATCACCTCACTTTTAAATAACTCATTACACACAAGTAAAtactgtttaatattaaaacagttatCTGTTCTTAAATAATCACTTGAAGAAAAGATTGTACTGTTTGCTATCATCTGAGATACATATTGAAGACAAGTTTTTCACATGTATCTCTTAACCGGGCATAATCTAGTTTTGACTGAGTTCAGCCATAAccagattatatttttgtatgaaactttattaatatacttcTGAAGAATGGTTAAGAGTTAcacctttaattaaataatattcgttTTCAATTAACATAAGTTATTCGGTTCCAAAATAGTGGGACTTTCACGCAACCAACAACGTAAGTATATTACaacaatattgtataataatcgTTTAACTAGAACATTTAAttgactgtatatttttttctgcaggGGCCCTATTCTTGTTCGGGCAAACTAAACGCACGGGGGAAGCTAATATGTACCCGAAACCCGTGCAAGACCTTAGTGGTGCGTACATAACTATATTATACTTGAATACATGACGGTATGTATGCGTTTCCTTTACTATTACAACGATTACTACGCGAAACTAAACATGGATGGAGCACTAATGATGGATCAAAAGGATACACAAATAAGGAACGCTTTGAACTGTTGACAACAGTTAATACTTACAAATTGGCGAATGTACATGATTTGTATATATCTACCAAACAGACATCACTTGAAGTCATACAATTTCTACAGCCAAAACTTTACGCTCTTCATATcttgatacaaaataaatgaaatataacaactttataattgttcttagtaattaattattactgtgtAACTTTCCAGGGTGGAATATTCGTAGCGTGGGCACCAGTAACACATCCATCGTGCTGGCAGCCGACGATTCCCTCGTGGCTTGGGGAGTCTCGCCCACTTACGGCGAACTGGTTAGTATCTATTACACCATACTTACTTTACACAGACAGACATACGATTATTATCACTagtcattaaattataaaaacacagCTTTTAATGACATTACATTTTTACAACACCATTTATGCTTGAGGAACGTAACTAAGTAATTGTTAGGAATGAATGCGAATTGCTGTGTTTCTTGTGTTGGTAGTGTTCGCAAGCGCGGCCCGCTGTGCGTGAGATAGCCTCTTTTATTTCAAGCATTGACTAGTCTGGACTCGaggtttaatacatttttatctaaGTTGCATAATtaagtatcaaataaatattatcatgtt belongs to Anticarsia gemmatalis isolate Benzon Research Colony breed Stoneville strain chromosome Z, ilAntGemm2 primary, whole genome shotgun sequence and includes:
- the LOC142986743 gene encoding protein RCC2 isoform X1, which codes for MIPRGSMTKDGKLLPYRHLTPRNSRAGKKKPRKPVSEDEESDDSTVEEQAPEEQRSPSPLLEEPTVKLPEEVLKTLYKTPGVLMIAGLVSWEMVARRDNNPTKRTHPNLYTFHKFTDRRYRFIASHCSAGHSVLVTEDGEAYTFGRNTCGQLGFGDTTTRNVPEPVPGLRGKNIIHAAVGRHHTLFVTDTGTVYACGDNKCGQCGLGNTTPQILKPTRIRYTGAPVVKVGCGAEFSMILDCNGSLHSFGLPEYGQLGHNTDGKYFVTSTKLSFHFETVPKHVALFFEKSKDGHVSPVKDVEIVDFSCGNNHTVAIDSKKRAYSWGFGGFGRLGHAEQKDESVPRLIKYFDSQARGVRSVHCGATFSLAVNELVGLSRNQQRALFLFGQTKRTGEANMYPKPVQDLSGWNIRSVGTSNTSIVLAADDSLVAWGVSPTYGELGTGEINKSTARPKEVSRMDGLSITQVAMGYSHSLLLCDDSSEEVKAKLASLPTFNP
- the LOC142986743 gene encoding protein RCC2 isoform X3; this translates as MIPRGSMTKDGKLLPYRHLTPRNSRAGKKKPRKPVSEDEESDDSTVEEQAPEEQRSPSPLLEEPTVKLPEEVLKTLYKTPGVLMIAGLVSWEMVARRDNNPTKRTHPNLYTFHKFTDRRYRFIASHCSAGHSVLVTEDGEAYTFGRNTCGQLGFGDTTTRNVPEPVPGLRGKNIIHAAVGRHHTLFVTDTGTVYACGDNKCGQCGLGNTTPQILKPTRIRYTGAPVVKVGCGAEFSMILDCNGSLHSFGLPEYGQLGHNTDGKYFVTSTKLSFHFETVPKHVALFFEKSKDGHVSPVKDVEIVDFSCGNNHTVAIDSKKRAYSWGFGGFGRLGHAEQKDESVPRLIKYFDSQARGVRSVHCGATFSLAVNELGALFLFGQTKRTGEANMYPKPVQDLSGWNIRSVGTSNTSIVLAADDSLVAWGVSPTYGELGTGEINKSTARPKEVSRMDGLSITQVAMGYSHSLLLCDDSSEEVKAKLASLPTFNP
- the LOC142986743 gene encoding protein RCC2 isoform X2 encodes the protein MTKDGKLLPYRHLTPRNSRAGKKKPRKPVSEDEESDDSTVEEQAPEEQRSPSPLLEEPTVKLPEEVLKTLYKTPGVLMIAGLVSWEMVARRDNNPTKRTHPNLYTFHKFTDRRYRFIASHCSAGHSVLVTEDGEAYTFGRNTCGQLGFGDTTTRNVPEPVPGLRGKNIIHAAVGRHHTLFVTDTGTVYACGDNKCGQCGLGNTTPQILKPTRIRYTGAPVVKVGCGAEFSMILDCNGSLHSFGLPEYGQLGHNTDGKYFVTSTKLSFHFETVPKHVALFFEKSKDGHVSPVKDVEIVDFSCGNNHTVAIDSKKRAYSWGFGGFGRLGHAEQKDESVPRLIKYFDSQARGVRSVHCGATFSLAVNELVGLSRNQQRALFLFGQTKRTGEANMYPKPVQDLSGWNIRSVGTSNTSIVLAADDSLVAWGVSPTYGELGTGEINKSTARPKEVSRMDGLSITQVAMGYSHSLLLCDDSSEEVKAKLASLPTFNP